The Candoia aspera isolate rCanAsp1 chromosome 6, rCanAsp1.hap2, whole genome shotgun sequence genome has a segment encoding these proteins:
- the RPS24 gene encoding small ribosomal subunit protein eS24, whose protein sequence is MLLSQQHSARGIIRIVSLFPSSLWFPGRPRPFGTEIPPLPLERFLFLCSPACDWLPSVPSFFSPFSAAGEAAKMNDTVTIRTRKFMTNRLLQRKQMVIDVLHPGKATVPKTEIREKLAKMYKTTPDVIFVFGFRTHFGGGKTTGFGMIYDSLDYAKKNEPKHRLARHGLYEKKKTSRKQRKERKNRMKKVRGTAKANVGAGKK, encoded by the exons ATGCTGCTTTCTCAACAGCATTCCGCCAGGGGAATAATAAGAATTGtgtctctctttccctcctctcTTTGGTTTCCCGGAAGGCCCCGCCCTTTCGGCACGGAAATCCCTCCCCTTCCGTTAGAGCGCTTCCTTTTCCTTTGCTCACCGGCGTGTGATTGGCTGCCAAgcgttccttccttcttttctcccttttcgGCTGCAGGAGAGGCCGCCAAGATG AACGATACAGTAACCATCAGAACGAGGAAGTTCATGACAAACCGGCTGCTTCAGCGTAAGCAGATG GTAATTGATGTTCTTCATCCTGGAAAAGCCACTGTACCCAAAACAGAAATCCGTGAAAAGTTGGCAAAAATGTATAAGACAACACCAGATGTCATTTTTGTCTTTGGCTTCAGGACTCACTTCGGTGGTGGGAAAACCACAGGCTTTGGCATGATCTATGATTCTCTAGACTATGCAAAGAAAAATGAACCAAAGCATAGGCTGGCCAGG CATGGCttgtatgaaaagaaaaagacatcaaGGAAACAGCGCAAAGAGCGTAAGAATAGGATGAAGAAAGTCAGAGGAACAGCAAAAGCAAATGTGGGGGCTGGCAAGAAG tgA